A stretch of Carya illinoinensis cultivar Pawnee chromosome 14, C.illinoinensisPawnee_v1, whole genome shotgun sequence DNA encodes these proteins:
- the LOC122295193 gene encoding uncharacterized protein LOC122295193 isoform X3, translating into MRPPLSLAVASSSASFSLVKASFSHCFLNQITTCLAAKESPESAMDKLSQAKRDQFSELGCKESCELSPRKLDSNDSKKSYSNNDVIPHILNLYGSCATPRDFEIYAPDASFEDPLMCAKGVQQIKSAFYSLSKVFSESKIVEYSVQENFISPGKREILIDNKQHYKFLGKDIDVISLIKLYLADGKVVRHED; encoded by the exons ATGAGACCTCCTCTTTCGTTGGCCGTTGCTTCGTCTTCTGCTTCCTTCTCTCTCGTGAAAGCTTCATTCTCTCATTGTTTTCTCAATCAGATTACGACCTGTTTGGCTGCAAAAGAATCCCCAGAGTCCGCCATGGACAAACTCTCACAAG CCAAAAGGGATCAGTTCAGCGAATTGGGTTGCAAGGAATCATGTGAACTTAGTCCCAGAAAACTTGATTCCAATGACAGTAAGAAAAGCTACTCTAACAACGATGTCATCCCTCATATTCTAAACCt ATATGGATCTTGTGCAACACCTCGTGACTTTGAAATTTATGCTCCAGATGCTTCTTTTGAGGATCCGCTCATGTGTGCTAAAGG GGTGCAGCAGATAAAATCAGCCTTCTATTCACTTTCTaag GTCTTTAGTGAATCCAAAATTGTGGAATATAGTGTTCAAGAAAATTTCATTTCACCAGGAAAGCGAGAG ATATTAATTGACAACAAGCAGCACTACAAGTTCTTGGGGAAAGACATAGATGTGATATCACTCATCAAGCTGTATTTAGCAGATGGAAAAGTTGTTCGCCATGAAGATTG A
- the LOC122295193 gene encoding uncharacterized protein LOC122295193 isoform X2, giving the protein MRPPLSLAVASSSASFSLVKASFSHCFLNQITTCLAAKESPESAMDKLSQAKRDQFSELGCKESCELSPRKLDSNDSKKSYSNNDVIPHILNLVQQIKSAFYSLSKVFSESKIVEYSVQENFISPGKREILIDNKQHYKFLGKDIDVISLIKLYLADGKVVRHEDWWNKKPLLSRETAKLPLVGQLVEMTRRGSMLVTHAMMRFGKDPTV; this is encoded by the exons ATGAGACCTCCTCTTTCGTTGGCCGTTGCTTCGTCTTCTGCTTCCTTCTCTCTCGTGAAAGCTTCATTCTCTCATTGTTTTCTCAATCAGATTACGACCTGTTTGGCTGCAAAAGAATCCCCAGAGTCCGCCATGGACAAACTCTCACAAG CCAAAAGGGATCAGTTCAGCGAATTGGGTTGCAAGGAATCATGTGAACTTAGTCCCAGAAAACTTGATTCCAATGACAGTAAGAAAAGCTACTCTAACAACGATGTCATCCCTCATATTCTAAACCt GGTGCAGCAGATAAAATCAGCCTTCTATTCACTTTCTaag GTCTTTAGTGAATCCAAAATTGTGGAATATAGTGTTCAAGAAAATTTCATTTCACCAGGAAAGCGAGAG ATATTAATTGACAACAAGCAGCACTACAAGTTCTTGGGGAAAGACATAGATGTGATATCACTCATCAAGCTGTATTTAGCAGATGGAAAAGTTGTTCGCCATGAAGATTG GTGGAACAAGAAGCCTCTTTTGAGCAGGGAGACAGCAAAACTACCACTCGTTGGTCAACTTGTCGAAATGACTCGCAGGGGTTCAATGCTGGTAACACATGCAATGATGAGGTTTGGGAAGGATCCAACCGTGTAA
- the LOC122295193 gene encoding uncharacterized protein LOC122295193 isoform X1 codes for MRPPLSLAVASSSASFSLVKASFSHCFLNQITTCLAAKESPESAMDKLSQAKRDQFSELGCKESCELSPRKLDSNDSKKSYSNNDVIPHILNLYGSCATPRDFEIYAPDASFEDPLMCAKGVQQIKSAFYSLSKVFSESKIVEYSVQENFISPGKREILIDNKQHYKFLGKDIDVISLIKLYLADGKVVRHEDWWNKKPLLSRETAKLPLVGQLVEMTRRGSMLVTHAMMRFGKDPTV; via the exons ATGAGACCTCCTCTTTCGTTGGCCGTTGCTTCGTCTTCTGCTTCCTTCTCTCTCGTGAAAGCTTCATTCTCTCATTGTTTTCTCAATCAGATTACGACCTGTTTGGCTGCAAAAGAATCCCCAGAGTCCGCCATGGACAAACTCTCACAAG CCAAAAGGGATCAGTTCAGCGAATTGGGTTGCAAGGAATCATGTGAACTTAGTCCCAGAAAACTTGATTCCAATGACAGTAAGAAAAGCTACTCTAACAACGATGTCATCCCTCATATTCTAAACCt ATATGGATCTTGTGCAACACCTCGTGACTTTGAAATTTATGCTCCAGATGCTTCTTTTGAGGATCCGCTCATGTGTGCTAAAGG GGTGCAGCAGATAAAATCAGCCTTCTATTCACTTTCTaag GTCTTTAGTGAATCCAAAATTGTGGAATATAGTGTTCAAGAAAATTTCATTTCACCAGGAAAGCGAGAG ATATTAATTGACAACAAGCAGCACTACAAGTTCTTGGGGAAAGACATAGATGTGATATCACTCATCAAGCTGTATTTAGCAGATGGAAAAGTTGTTCGCCATGAAGATTG GTGGAACAAGAAGCCTCTTTTGAGCAGGGAGACAGCAAAACTACCACTCGTTGGTCAACTTGTCGAAATGACTCGCAGGGGTTCAATGCTGGTAACACATGCAATGATGAGGTTTGGGAAGGATCCAACCGTGTAA